From one Anopheles cruzii chromosome 3, idAnoCruzAS_RS32_06, whole genome shotgun sequence genomic stretch:
- the LOC128275220 gene encoding zinc finger TRAF-type-containing protein 1 homolog, with product MADSLVESPAASSGHLMNLNVMNSLAGSGGGGEPSGSASSSSSSSSSSASSVATSSSSPASGVDGVAASVSPTVLISVSAAASSGSPATAPSDVFLNQFMVQHRANIANMHNNNNQQQQQPSSSSTAALVAVSSSGQTPQTSASAVVPIVAPPSTPSSSSSTTTGASSSSVAASSSSSTAVQQQPLELLHRELPKMAPGGNRGASSAPLGTGQHGDGDDRAGGDGDDGCGEPEAKRKKVDKPTTKVEKLELRLGGILCCAVCLDLPRTAMYQCSMGHLMCAGCFTHLLADGRLRDQNATCPNCRTEISKNNSSRNLAVEKAVSELPAECQYCSNEFPNRTIDYHESNECEDRPTDCRFARIGCQWRGPIHEVSSHEANCAHPKKSGAEVMVALQAHDAKAAEDKQLFLTLIDLLSYEKIIFNDLQLKPYRTDEYVHRLYYETSRFSAFNHQWVVKAIINKSQRDPHESCERDITYQLILKSKTSTPLPMHFFVLRGPFSDIKASTQIYKHDFADTEAESPFRLLPLPDTAECNRLLAAKAINFRLIMFLASK from the exons ATGGCCGACAGTCTGGTGGAGAGCCCGGCGGCCAGTTCGGGCCATTTGATGAATCTGAACGTCATGAACTCGCTGgccggaagcggcggcggtggcgaaccGAGTGGCAGcgcctcgtcctcgtcctcgtcgtcgtcctcctctgCCAGCTCGGTGGCCACCTCCTCGTCAAGCCCTGCTTCCGGAGTCGACGGAGTGGCGGCGAGCGTTTCCCCAACAGTGCTGATTTCGGTCAGTGCGGCCGCCAGTTCCGGTAGCCCGGCGACGGCACCGTCCGATGTGTTCCTGAATCAGTTCATGGTGCAGCATCGGGCCAACATCGCGAACatgcacaacaacaataatcagcagcagcagcagccgtctTCCTCGTCGACGGCTGCGCTCGTGGCCGTGTCGTCTTCGGGACAGACTCCACAAACTTCTGCTTCCGCCGTCGTGCCCATCGTCGCCCCACCGTccacaccgtcgtcgtcgtcgtccaccaccacgggggCCTCGTCCTCGTCTGTCGCcgcctcctcgtcctcgtccacagccgttcagcagcagccgctggaGTTGCTGCACCGGGAGCTACCGAAGATGGCTCCGGGTGGCAACCGCGGTGCGAGCTCGGCACCGCTCGGCACGGGCCAgcacggtgacggcgacgaccgggcgggcggtgacGGGGACGATGGGTgcggcgaaccggaagccaaGCGGAAGAAAGTGGACAAACCGACCACGAAGGTCGAAAAGCTGGAACTTCGGCTCGGCGGCATCCTGTGCTGCGCCGTCTGCCTGGACCTGCCCCGGACGGCCATGTATCAG tgCTCCATGGGTCATCTCATGTGTGCCGGATGCTTCACCCATCTGTTGGCCGATGGCAG ACTTCGCGATCAGAACGCAACGTGCCCGAACTGTCGCACGGAGATCAGCAAAAACAACTCGTCGCGCAATCTGGCCGTTGAAAAGGCCGTGTCGGAGCTGCCGGCCGAATGTCAGTACTGTAGCAATGAGTTTCCGAATCGTACGATCGACTACCACGAGTCGAATGAGTGCGAAGATCGGCCCACCGATTGCCGCTTCGCCCGGATCGGCTGCCAGTGGCGTGGCCCCATCCACGAGGTGTCGTCGCACGAGGCCAACTGTGCCCATCCGAAGAAGTCCGGCGCTGAGGTGATGGTGGCGCTGCAGGCGCACGATGCAAAGGCGGCCGAAGATAAGCAGCTGTTTCTCACGCTGATCGATCTCCTGAGCTATGAGAAGATCATTTTCAACG ATTTGCAGCTGAAACCGTACCGAACGGACGAGTATGTACACCGCTTGTACTACGAGACAAGCCGCTTCTCTGCCTTCAACCACCAGTGGGTAGTGAAGGCGATCATCAACAAGAGCCAGCGTGATCCGCATGAGTCGTGCGAGCGTGACATAACCTATCAG CTCATTCTGAAATCCAAAACTTCGACACCATTGCCGATGCACTTCTTCGTGCTGCGTGGGCCGTTCTCGGACATCAAGGCTAGTACGCAGATCTACAAGCACGATTTTGCTGACACCGAAGCGGAGAGTCCTTTCCGGCTGCTCCCGTTGCCGGATACCGCCGAATGCAACAGGCTGTTGGCGGCGAAAGCAATTAATTTCAG ATTAATCATGTTCTTGGCATCGAAATAA